Part of the Candidatus Rokuibacteriota bacterium genome, GACGAGATCGTCTTCGCGGGCTGGCTCCGCGGAGCCGGCGTGGAGATGGTCAGGGGCAAGACGGTCGACGTGGACGTGCCGGCGCACGCCGAGATTATCCTCGAAGGCTACGTGGACCCCTCCGAGCGCCGCCGCGAGGGTCCGTTCGGCGACCACACCGGCTACTACTCGCTCGCGCGCGACTACGCGGTCTTCCACCTGACGGCCGTCACGCACCGGAAGAATCCGATCTACCCGACGATCATCGTGGGCCGGCCGCCCCAGGAGGACTACTGGCTCGGCAAGGCCACCGAGCGAATCTTCCTGCCCATCATCCGCCTCCTCCTCCCCGAGGTCGTGGACATCAACATGCCCGCCGAGGGGATCTTCCACAACCTGGTGATCGTCTCGATCAAGAAGCGCTACCCGGGGCAGGCGCGCAAGGTGATGTACGCCCTCTGGGGGCTCGGCCTCATGATGCTCGCCAAGACGATCGTCGTGGTGAGCGAGCACGTGAACGTCCACGACCTCTCGGAGGTGGCCTGGCGGGCCACGGGGAACATCGATCCCAGGCGCGACCTCGTGCTCATCGAGGGCCCCATGGACGACCTGGACCACGCCGCCCTCCGCCACCGCTACGGCGGCAAGCTCGGGATCGACGCGACGGAGAAGGGGCCGCTGGACAACATCGAGCAGCAGTGGCCCGAAGAGATCGTGATGACAGAGGAGATCAAAGCCCTCGTGACCCACCGCTGGGGCGACTACTTCTCTGAGGGGGGTTCGCCCCCCCCTCAGGGCTCCCCCCCGCGGAACAGGTAATCGCAACTGGCAGTGCCCGTGCAGAAACTCCGGTACTTCGTCGAAGCCATCAGGTTCGAGCATACGGTCTTCGCTCTCCCCTTCGCCTACATCGCGATGGTGCTCGCCGCGGGCGGCTGGCCCGGGTGGCGCATCGCCCTCTGGGTGACCCTCGCGATGGTCGGCGCGCGCACGCTCGCGATGAGCGTGAACCGGCTCGTGGACCGCTTCGTCGATGCGCGAAACCCGCGAACGGCCCAGCGCCACCTCCCGCGCGCGCTCCTGAGGCCCTGGGAAGTCGCGACGTGGGCTGCGGCCTCCGGCCTCCTGCTCCTCGTCTCGGCCTGGCAGCTCAACCCGCTCTGCCTGAAGCTCGCGCCGCTCGCCATCGTGTTCCTCGTAGGCTACCACTACACGAAGTACTTCACGTGGACCTCCCACTGGATCCTCGGCTTCACCGACGGGATGGCCGCGGCCGGAGGCTGGATCGCCGTGCGAGAGGCGTTCGAGCTCCCCGCCTTCCTCCTCTGGTTCACCGTGACCGTCTGGATCGCGGGCTTCGACCTGATCTACGCCTGCCAGGACACCGAGTTCGACCGGGCTGAGGGCCTTCACTCGGTCGCCGCACGCTTCGGGGTCCCGGCGGCACTGGCCCTGGCGCGAGGTTGTCACGCCCTCACGGCGCTGGCTCTCGCGGCGGTCGGCATCGTCACGGGGCTCGGCTGGGTCTACTGGATCGGCTGGCTCATCGTGGCCGGGCTCCTCGCCTACGAGAACTCGCTCGTCTCCCCGACGGATCTGTCCCGCCTGAACGTCGCCTTCTTCAACGTCAACGGCTACATCGCGGTGATCGTCCTCGTCGCGACCGTGGGCGGGCTGTGGCGGTAGCACGTAGAGGGCCATGCGCCGGGGATGCCCTACGGAGCGAATCCGAGGAGCCGTAGCGGGCGGCGAAGCGCAGGACGCCGGAGCGCTCCGAGCGAGCCAACGCAGTTGGAACGCGAGGACGACCCCCTGCCTCCGGGGGGATGGGGGGGCCAGCGGAGGCGTCCGAGCGAGCCTGGTCCGTCGAGGCGACGAGGCCTGAGCGAAGGAGGGCACCCCGGCGCATGGCTAATCAGGAGAAGGCGCGGTACGTGCGGGAGATGTTCACCCGCATCGCCCATCGCTACGACCTGATGAACGGCCTCATGACGCTCGGTCGCGACCAGGCGTGGCGCCGGATCGCGGTCAGCATGACGGACCCCCCGGGAGGGCTCGCCCTCGACGTGGCCACGGGGACCGGAGACCTGGCCCTCGCGTTGCTGGAGACCTCGCACGTGCGACGCGTCGTGGGCCTGGACTTCTCCGAGGGGATGCTCCGCGTGGGTCGGGCGAAGCTCAGCCTGAAGGATCGGGCGCGCCGGGTGAGCCTCGTCGCCGGCGACGCCCTCGCGCTCCCGTTTCGAGACGCGACGTTCGCCTGCGTGACCTCGGCGTTCCTCCTGCGCAACCTGGCCGACCTCGAGCAGGGCCTCGCCGAGATGCGGCGTGTGACGCGCCCCGGCGGGCGGGTGATGGCCATCGAGATTACCCAGCCGACGCTGCGCGGCTTCGGCTCTCTCTTCCGGTGGTACTTCCACGGGCTGGTCCCGCGGATCGGGAGGCTCGTCAGCGGGGACGCTGAAGCCTACTCGTACCTCCCTCAATCGGTGGACCGCTTCTTGCCTCCCGCCGAGCTGGCGCAGCTCATGGAATCAGCGGGCTTCAGGGAAGTACGCTACCGGCGCGTCGGGATCGGGACGGTCACGATTCACGTCGGATCGGCCCCCGTCGCTTGACGCCCGGCCTTTGCCGAGGCTAAGATGAGGCGACGAAACTCCGCGTCGTTGAAAGATTTTTATGCGTCTCAGCACTGAGTTCACGTTCGACGCAGCCCACCGCATCCTGGGCCACCCGGGCAAGTGCGCGTTCCTCCACGGCCACACCTATCATCTGGAGGTCACGGTGGGCGCCGAGAATCTGGATCGGCTCGGCATGATCATCGACTTCGACGACCTGAGGACCATCGTCAGGAAGGCGGTGCTGGACCAGTGGGACCACGCGACACTCCTCTCCGCCGAGGATCCGCTCTGCGCGGCCATCGAGCGGGTCCAGGCGGAGGCGCCGGAAAAAGTGGTGCGCCTGGACGGGAACCCGACGGCGGAGATCCTCACGCGGGAGGCGTGGCGCGCGATCGGCTCGGCCCTCCCCCGAGGGATCTCGCTCGAACGCGTCGCGATCAGGGAGACCCCGACCTGCTCGAGCGAGCTGACCCGCGAGCGCGCGTGACACCCGCCACCACCGGCCGGATCGCCGAGTGCTTCCTCTCTATCCAGGGAGAAGGCGTCACCGCCGGCGTGCCCGCGGTCTTCTTCCGACTCCAGGGCTGCTCGGTGGGATGCCAGTGGTGCGACACCAAGTACTCCTGGGATCCTGCCGGCGGCCACGAGGTCTCCCTCGAGAGCCTGACCGAGCTGGCCGCCGCGTTTGCCTGCCGGCGGGCTGTCATTACCGGGGGCGAGCCGCTCGAGTCTCCGCTCTTCGTGCCGCTCGTGGAAGGCCTCAAGCACCACGGCTTCACGATCGAGGTCGAAACCTCGGGAACTCTGCCTCCGCCACCCGGCCCCGTTGACCAGTGGAACGTGTCGGTGAAGCTGGCGGGGTCGGGGGTATCGGAGGAGAAGCGGATCAACCCGGCGGCGATCGGCGCGTTCCTCCAGCTCGGCGCCTGGTGGAAGTTCGTCGTGGTGGACGAGCGCGATGTCGCCGAGGTGCTCCGGCTGGGCGAGCGTTTCGCCCTTCCGCGTGAGCGGATCCTGCTGATGCCGGAGGGGGTGCGGCGAGAAGAAATTCTCGAGCGCTCGCTCTGGGTCGTGGAGGAGTGCCGGCGCCACGGCTTCAGGTACTCGCCGCGCCTCCACATTCTCCTCTGGGGCGCGCGGCGAGGCGTGTGATGAAGCCGGCAGTGGTCCTCCTCTCGGGCGGCCTCGACTCGGCGACGACGCTGGCGATCGCCCGGGACCAGGGCTATGTTCCCTACGCCCTCTCCTTCGCCTACGGCCAGCGCCACAGCCGCGAGCTCGAGTCGGCCAGGCGCGTGGCCGCCTCGCTCGGCGCCAAGGAGCACCTGATCCTGGCGCTGGACCTCAGGCTGATCGGCGGCTCGGCGCTGACCGGAGACCTCCCGGTGCCGAAGGGGCGGAGCCCTGAGGAGATCGGTTCAGGGATCCCTGTTACCTATGTCCCCGCGCGCAACACGATCTTCCTTGCCCACGCCCTGGGCTGGGCCGAGGTGCTCCGGGTAGAGGACCTCTTCTTCGGCGCAAATTTTTACGATTATAGTGGCTATCCCGACTGCCGCCCCGAGTACATCGAGGCCTTCGAGCGACTGGCCAACCTGGCCACGAAGGCCGGCGTCGAGGGGCAGAGCCACTTCAAGGTTCACACGCCGCTGATCAGGATGACCAAGGCGGAGATTATCCGTAAAGGCCACGCTCTCGGCGTGGACTTCGCGCTGACCTGGTCCTGCTACGAGCCTACGAGCGACGGCAGGGCCTGCGGTGGCTGCGACAGCTGCCTGCTGAGAAAAAAAGGCTTCGCCGAGGCAGGCCTCGCCGACCCCCTCCCCTACGCCGCATGAGCGCGCCCACGACAACCGCCCAGGCGACCGTCACCCTCGCGATCGACGGGCGCGCTGTCACCGTCCCCGAGGGGACGACGATCTGGCAGGCCGCGCGCGAGGCCGG contains:
- a CDS encoding UbiD family decarboxylase: DEIVFAGWLRGAGVEMVRGKTVDVDVPAHAEIILEGYVDPSERRREGPFGDHTGYYSLARDYAVFHLTAVTHRKNPIYPTIIVGRPPQEDYWLGKATERIFLPIIRLLLPEVVDINMPAEGIFHNLVIVSIKKRYPGQARKVMYALWGLGLMMLAKTIVVVSEHVNVHDLSEVAWRATGNIDPRRDLVLIEGPMDDLDHAALRHRYGGKLGIDATEKGPLDNIEQQWPEEIVMTEEIKALVTHRWGDYFSEGGSPPPQGSPPRNR
- a CDS encoding UbiA family prenyltransferase, coding for MQKLRYFVEAIRFEHTVFALPFAYIAMVLAAGGWPGWRIALWVTLAMVGARTLAMSVNRLVDRFVDARNPRTAQRHLPRALLRPWEVATWAAASGLLLLVSAWQLNPLCLKLAPLAIVFLVGYHYTKYFTWTSHWILGFTDGMAAAGGWIAVREAFELPAFLLWFTVTVWIAGFDLIYACQDTEFDRAEGLHSVAARFGVPAALALARGCHALTALALAAVGIVTGLGWVYWIGWLIVAGLLAYENSLVSPTDLSRLNVAFFNVNGYIAVIVLVATVGGLWR
- the ubiE gene encoding bifunctional demethylmenaquinone methyltransferase/2-methoxy-6-polyprenyl-1,4-benzoquinol methylase UbiE, with translation MANQEKARYVREMFTRIAHRYDLMNGLMTLGRDQAWRRIAVSMTDPPGGLALDVATGTGDLALALLETSHVRRVVGLDFSEGMLRVGRAKLSLKDRARRVSLVAGDALALPFRDATFACVTSAFLLRNLADLEQGLAEMRRVTRPGGRVMAIEITQPTLRGFGSLFRWYFHGLVPRIGRLVSGDAEAYSYLPQSVDRFLPPAELAQLMESAGFREVRYRRVGIGTVTIHVGSAPVA
- the queD gene encoding 6-carboxytetrahydropterin synthase QueD — encoded protein: MRLSTEFTFDAAHRILGHPGKCAFLHGHTYHLEVTVGAENLDRLGMIIDFDDLRTIVRKAVLDQWDHATLLSAEDPLCAAIERVQAEAPEKVVRLDGNPTAEILTREAWRAIGSALPRGISLERVAIRETPTCSSELTRERA
- a CDS encoding 7-carboxy-7-deazaguanine synthase QueE; amino-acid sequence: MTPATTGRIAECFLSIQGEGVTAGVPAVFFRLQGCSVGCQWCDTKYSWDPAGGHEVSLESLTELAAAFACRRAVITGGEPLESPLFVPLVEGLKHHGFTIEVETSGTLPPPPGPVDQWNVSVKLAGSGVSEEKRINPAAIGAFLQLGAWWKFVVVDERDVAEVLRLGERFALPRERILLMPEGVRREEILERSLWVVEECRRHGFRYSPRLHILLWGARRGV
- the queC gene encoding 7-cyano-7-deazaguanine synthase QueC produces the protein MMKPAVVLLSGGLDSATTLAIARDQGYVPYALSFAYGQRHSRELESARRVAASLGAKEHLILALDLRLIGGSALTGDLPVPKGRSPEEIGSGIPVTYVPARNTIFLAHALGWAEVLRVEDLFFGANFYDYSGYPDCRPEYIEAFERLANLATKAGVEGQSHFKVHTPLIRMTKAEIIRKGHALGVDFALTWSCYEPTSDGRACGGCDSCLLRKKGFAEAGLADPLPYAA